From the Candidatus Neomarinimicrobiota bacterium genome, the window TGGGAACGTAGCATAATTAATCAGGTTTGCCATGATCCATCTTTACTATTCGATGATGATGGTAAAGTTTATCTAGTTTATGGAATCGATAATATAAAAGTACTAGAACTAACGGAGGATGTTACAGCAATTAAGCATGGTGGATTGAATAGGACCATAATAGAAAGTGCAAGTAAGATTGCGGGAACTGAATTTTACGTTGCGGCAGAAGGTTCTCATATCCATAAAATAAGAGGTAAATATTATATATTTTTGATTTCATGGCCAAAGGGTGGAATGAGAACGCAACTTGTATTTCGTTCAGAAAGAATTACGGGTCCATACGAAGGAAAAATTGCATTAAAATATGAAGGCATTGCCCAGGGAGGCTTAGTAGAAAGTATTGATGGAAAGTGGTATGCTCTTTTGTTCCAGGATCATGGCTCTGTTGGTAGAATTCCTTGTCTCGTTCCTGTCACTTGGGAAAATGGTTGGCCTGTATTTGGTATCAAAGGTAAAGTACCCACTGAGCTGGACATCCCAGTGAAAAATGATAGTATACCTAAAATTGTATCTTCTGATGATTTCGAATGGACGGAAAAGATGCCCCTTGTATGGCAATGGAATCACAATCCAGACAACCGTTATTGGTCAACCAAACAGCGCCCTGGTTACCTGAGACTAATTAATGGAAGAGTAGATAGAGATTTTACAGAAACTAGGAATACACTTACACAAAGAACTTTTGGTCCCAGGTGCTCTGGAGAAATCAAAATGGATACAAGGAATATGAAAGATGGTGATATAGCAGGTTTAGGATTATTGCAGGAGATTTATGGCTTTGTCGCAGTTAGAAGAGATGGCGAAATAAAAAATATTGTAATGGTTAATTCCAGCGCCGGGAGGCCTGAGATTGTCGAAAGTGTACTTTTAGAGCAAGACACAGTGTTTTTGAGGGTATCATGCGATTTAGAAAACAGGTCAGATAGTGCTTATTTTTATTATAGTTTGGACGGAGTAAAGTGGATTGAAATAGGAAATATTCTTAAAATGGAATATAGACTTTCACACTTTATGGGATATAAGTTTGCGTTGTTCAATTATGCTACAAAAAGCACGGGTGGTTATGTGGATTTTGATTTTTTTCATATCGATGATTCGTTAACCAAGCTAAGCGAGGTAGAAGAGCAAGGTTATTACATCCCGGATAGATTTAATTTGTATCCCAATTATCCAAATCCATTCAATACTAACACTGTGATTTGCTATCAATTGCCAGAGAAATCAGGGTTGAATATAAAGGTCACTGATATTTTGGGACAGGAGGTATGCACATTATTTGAAGGCATTAGAGAGCCCGGGATTTATGAGATTACATTAGATAGTCGTAACCTAACAAGCGGTGTATATTTTTTCCAGTTAAGAACAAACAATAACTTTGTTATAACGAGGAAATTCCTTGTATTGAAGTAAAAATTTAGTAATAGAAATTTAGAGGGGTATCACATGACAAAATTTGATACGATGAAGTTGATATTAATTGTTAAGCTCTTTCTTTTTGGTCTGTACGTAAATGCACAACTTTCAACTATCAACATTCCTGAAGATTTTGACTCTACGCAACCTTCGACCCATCATGGAAAAATCGACACCGTCTACTATGAATCAAAAACTGTGGGTACTACACGGAGAGCTATTGTTTATACACCACCCAATTTTTCAAAAAACGATAAATACCCCGTTCTCTATCTTTTGCACGGTATTGGGGGAGATGAAACCGAATGGCTTAATGGCGCACAACCCCATATAATTATTGATAATCTATATGCTGAAGGGAAAATCGAGCCTATGATAGTTGTCATGCCCAATGGCCGTGCCATGAAGGATGATCGTTCGATTGGAAATATTTTTGATAGTCTAAAAATACAGGCTTTTGCAAGATTTGAGAAAGATTTACTTTATGATCTGATACCTTTTATCGAAAAAAAATATCCAGTTTATGGAGATCGTGAGCATCGTGCCATTGCTGGATTATCAATGGGTGGCGGACAAGCACTGAATTTTGGACTGAGTAACCTTGATTATTTTGCATGGATTGGTGGTTTTTCATCTGCACCTAATACAAAAAGTCCTGATGAGTTGATTCCTAATCCATTAGAAACTAATGAAAAATTAAAATTGTTGTGGATATCATGTGGTGATAATGATAATCTTATAAGCATAAGCCAACGCTTACACGATTATCTTTTGAGACATAATGTTCCGCATATCTATTATATCTTACCCGGTGGCCATGATTTCAACGTCTGGAAAAGAAGTTTATATCATTTTGTTCAACTGTTGTTTAAGCCAGTAGATAATGCGACTTTCAAAAAATACAATAGCCTCACAGGTATTCCAGCATCTACAAATGTACGTGGTGCGCTTTATCCCCAGATTTTACCTGATGGTCGAGCTATATTCCGAATTAAAGCACCTGAGGCACATAAAGTTCAGATAGAAATAGGGGAAAAGTATGATATGGTAAAAAATGAAAATGGTGTCTGGGAGGTTATTACTGATCCTTTAACCGAAGGATTTCATTATTACTCTTTAATCATCGATGGCATTGCAGTATGCGATCCTTGTAGTGAAACGTTTTATGGCATGGGACGAATGGCAAGTGGCATTGAAGTACCTTATAAGAATTGGGATTACTGTGAAATAAGAGATGTCCCTCATGGTGATATTCGAATAAAAAGGTACTATTCAAAAGTAACTCGTTCATGGCGAAGCTTTTATTTGTATACTCCTCCTGGATATGATCAGAATATCAAAAAAAAATATCCTGTACTATATATCCTTCATGGTGGTGGTGAAGATCAACGTGGATGGGCTCAACAGGGGAAAATAGATTTGATTACGGACAATCTTATTGCCGAAAAGAAGGCAGTTCCAATGCTCATTGTGATGGTAGATGGCAATATGCCACTACAGGCATTTGGTGAAGTTGGATTGAGAATGTTCGAAGCTGAGTTAAAAGAATGCGTCATCCCCTTTGTTGAAAAAAATTACAGGGTGAAAAAAGGAGCAAAATTTAGGGCACTGGCCGGTTTATCCATGGGAGGAATCCAAACACTATATGCCGGCATGCGAAATACTGATATGTTTGCTTACCTTGGTGTATTTAGTTCTGGATGGATTATGCCAATGCAAAAGGATCTGGCAGAACGACAATATCAGTTTATCGCTAAGAATAAGAAGAGAATTAAATCTAACCCGAAGCTGCTTTGGATCGGAATAGGTGGCAAAGAAGACATTGCATGGAAAAATTGCCAGATTATGCTCAAAAAATTTGATGAACTGGGCATACCATATCAGTACAGCGAATATCCAGGTGGACATACCTGGCCTGTGTGGAGAAACAATTTTTATAATTTTGCACAACTAATTTTTAAATGAAGGAGTATAAAATGCTGGGAAGGTATTTCAATTTGTCAGTTGTAGTTTTATTGACTTTACTCTCGAATAAGGATTTGTGCTCAAAAACTTATATAGTAAGGAGTCCAAATCAAAAGATATCAGTTTCATTCTGGCTTACTGAACAGGGGGAACCTGTATATTCCGTCTCTCACTCTGGTACTCCGGTCCTTCGAGAATCAAGATTAGGACTAATCAGAAGTGATGAAGACTTTTCACGAAATCTATTTTTGGATTCAGTTTCAAATGAAATTATAGTTAAAGATAAATACACCCTTTTACACGGCAAGAAATCAACTTGCTATTATGAGGGCATAAAGAGAATATTCTATCTAAAAAGTAAGAATTTAAAGCCCATGGAAATTATTTTTCAGGTCTCAAATGATGGCGTGGCATTCAGATATCACTTCCCCGATAAAACTGAAGACAAAGTGAAAATTTATAAAGAAGTATCTTCATTTCATTTTGATACATCGGCAAAAGCATTTTTACAGCCCTGTCCAGATGCTCGTACCGGCTGGTGTTTTACCCAACCATCATATGAAGAATACTATCAAATTGAAATACCTGTTGGAACTCCAGCACCTTTTCAAGCAGGATGGGTAATGCCTGCGCTATTTAATTATGGAAAGTACTGGATATGTATCACAGAAACCGCGGTGGATACGAATTATTGTGGATCTCGTTTAAGTCAATTCTCTCCAGATGGGGAGTACTCTATTCAATTTCCTCAACCTCAAGAACGAAGAAATGACGAACCCTATTTACCAGAATCGCCTCTCACTTGGTATACACCATGGAGAATAGTTGCAGTTACGGATAATCTAGGTGACCTTGTAGAATCAACAATTGGGACTGATCTTGCTAGTCCCGCACAATATGATGTTTCTTCATGGTTAAAACCTGGTATTGCTTCATGGAGTTGGGTGATTCTGAAAGATGATTCTACAATTTATAGAGTTCAAAAAAGATATATTGACTTTGCAGCATCAATGGGATGGAAATATTGCCTCATAGATGCATTCTGGGATAGGCAAATAGGATATGACAAAATAAAAGAACTTGCAAAATACGCAAAAAACAAGAATGTAAAAATTCTTTTATGGTACAACTCGGCTGGAGACTGGAATACCACAAACTTAACACCTCGTAATAAATTACTTACAAGAGAATCAAGAGTGAAAGAATTTCAAAAGTTAAAAGAGATGGGAGTAGCTGGTATAAAAGTTGATTTCTTCGGTGGAGACGGACAATCGATGATGAAGTATTATATTGATATACTAAAGGATGCTGCAAAATTTAATCTTGCGGTAAACTTTCACGGGTGCACCTATCCCAGAGGCTGGCACAGAACATATCCTAATTTGGTAAGTATGGAGGCGATAAAAGGCGAAGAATATGTGACATTCGATCAGTATTTTGCAGATAATCAACCATGGCATTGCACGGTTATTCCTTTTACCCGAAATCTTTTCGATCCGATGGATTTTACGCCTGTGAATTTTTCAGGTATACCCAATATTAAACGTAGAACAACAAAAGGTTTTGAAATAGCCTTGTCGGTACTGTTCACATCTGGAATTCAACATATTGCGGAAACTCCCCGGGGAATGTCAGCTCAGAAAAACTTTATAAAAAAATTCATGAGTACTTTACCCACAAGCTGGGACGATGTGAAATTTATTGATGGTTATCCAGGTAAGTTTGTTGTGCTGGCAAGAAGGAAAGGTGATATGTGGTATATAGCAGGGATCAATGACGAAGAAAAAGAACGAACGATTGAATTAAAACTTCAATTTATCAACAAAAAGTCAAAGGGACTTTTGATTACTGATTCTAAAGATGGAAAATGGCTTGTGAAACGTCATATAGATTTGTCGAAATCACAAAAGATAAAAGTGGTTCCTTATGGTGGGTTTGTAATAAAAACGTTTTGAAATACAGATATTTGAAGTGTGATTGCCAGAGTTGAATTCATTTTTTAATTAAAGTAACCTAAAGTAAATGGTTAATTCTGTGTATTAAATTTATAAATAATAGCTTTGATATGGGGAAAACGGTAAGATTAAAAAAGTTGTAATTAAATCAAACCTTGGGGGAAATTTAAGAGTAAGAAGCTATGAAAGGTTAAAAGCATTAAGCAGTCATAAATTAAAAAAGTCAAGAGGAGAAAACCCAAATCCACTTTATAAGACCCCGCATGTTAAGAAACCTATAATCAGGGATAGAACTAAAATACAAAAAGTTGTAATCAAAAAAACATATCTTTATGATATACAAACTAAAAAAAGGGGATAAAGTTATTCTCGAGGTAAGGGAATAAAAAATGTTTAAATTGAATTGATTTTTTATATATAATGTTATTTATATGATTATCCATTCTTTAGTCTCGAATACGATAATACTTCAACTAAAAAATTTCAATTATCCGTAGGATCCCTATTAGGGAGAAGATTCAATATTTGGTAACTTTTTAATAATAACCTTGATTTACAGCTTTTATTTTTTAAAATTAGATATAGAATGTCCGTAGGATCACTAATCAGGATTGATGAAAGCATTGGCGTAAAGATAAAGTTGGAAGAATTAGATATCCGTAGGATCCCTAATCGGGAAGAGAAATTGCCCATATTACAAGTTTTATTCGTAGAATCCCTATTTGGGAAAAGAATATTGTAAGAAGTGTAAACCACAGAAGTGGTTGTTTGAAAGAGCAAAATAAGGTTTACATTTTTTGACAAGGATGAGGGAAAGATTTCCCAAAGTGCATGTAAAAAGACAGGTAATAAAAATGAGGTTCCATTTTGTAGTTTGAGGTACGGTTTTGCTACACATCTCCCGAATAGGGATTCTACGAATTTTAGAAGCTGGAACAGATTTAAGTTATATTCAAGAACGTTTAGATCATACTCATATCAAAGCTACCGGGATTTATACTCATGTCAGCAGAAAAAAATCTGGACAATATAATTAGTCCAATCGATACCATAAACATTAATATCCGTAGGATCCCTAATCGGGAAAGAAGGCGGGAGGTGAAAATGTTTATAAAATTAAAAGATTTTGTTAGTTCGTCAATAGGGAGTATATCTGCACTAAGTGCGGATATCATCCAAAAAAGGCATCATATCAGTACCAAGAGTGCGAATATAACAACGTTAGGCGAAATAGATAAAATATATTAGTAGAGATTTAAAATAAAAAGGAGGGGTAAGTTATGGCTTTTAAAGCATTATTTTTAGCGCATGCACCTGATGCAGACTATGAAAAACATAAAAGTATTATTGACACAGGAAAGTATAGACTTTTGACAGTTGTTGTGAAATCTCAAGACGAAGCAATAAAAGTTTCAAAAAGTATCTATGAAAAGGAGAAAATAGATGCCATTATACTTTGTCCAGGCTTTACACATAGTGATGTAGCAGAGATATTTCAGGTACTAAAAGGCAAAGTATCTGTCAACGTTGCTAGAGGAGATGGTCCCAGCAATAAAATTTCACAAGCTGTGATACAAAAAGAATTTTTCAATAAGTAGTGTGAAAAGGTGATAATGTTACTACTTCGCCTAACAGCGGATAAAAGGGAAATCAAAGATTCCTCTAAATTGCCTTCGGCAACTTCTTTTATTCGCAATATGTTATGCGCAATGCAAAAATATTTGATGGCGTAAGGATTATGAAAATTGATGAACTGAATAAAAGGATAAAGGAATGTAAGAAATGCAGGTTATTTGAAACCAGAAAGAATGCTATCTGTGGCGAGGGAAATTTGAATGCTAAAATTATGTTAATTGCTCAGGCACCAGGAGAAAAAGAGGATAGAGAAGGAAAAATGTTTGTTGGTCCTTCAGGGAAAGTATTAGACGAATTACTAAAATCAGCAGGAATTAGCAGGCAGGCAATTTATATGACAAATTTAATTAAATGTATGCTTCCAAAATACAGAAGGCCCAAGCAGGATGAAATTATAGCCTGCAGTTATTACTTGAATGAAGAAATTAAATTAATAAATCTAAAGATATTGGTCCCCTTAGGTTATTATGCCACCTATTACATTTTTCAAAAACATGGCATTTTGTCACCTTCAAAAAGAGAGTTTTCTTCAATTTATGGTAGACTTTTTTTAGCTGGAGATAAAAAGATACTACCCCTACCTCATCCCGCAACTCTTCTTTATAATCCTGACTTTAAGCAAGGTTTAATAAAAAGTTACAAAAAATTGCAGGTGCTACTTAAGGATTGCAAATGGTATCTGGCGTGTCCAATGAAAAGATTTTATGAGGAAGGAAAGTTAGATAAGAAGTGGATAGAATTGTACTGTAAGGGAGATTGGAAAAGTTGTATTCGTTATCACATGGAAGAAAAAGGTAAGGTGCATCCAGATTGGATGCTTCCCGATGGAACCTTAGATGAAAGATTGCATAAGGAGGCAAGATATGAAAGTTACGATTATTTATGATAATACTACTTTAAGAACCGAGCTTAAAGCTGACTGGGGTTTCTCAGCACTTACCCATGTTAAAGGAAAGAATATTCTTTTTGATGCAGGAGCAAATGGAGATATTTTACTTTCCAATATGAAAGAGCTTAAAATTAATCCAGAAAAGATCGAAGATATTTTCATTTCTCATCTTCACTGGGATCATACAGGTGGTTTATCATCCTTTCTTCAACTGAATAATAAAGTGAAACTCTGGGCTCCTTCTCATTTTTACGAAGCAAAAAATGCAAGAGAAGTTATTGAAGTGAAGAAACCCACAAAGCTTTATGAAGGAATTTACTCTACAGGTGAACTTGATGGAATAGAACAATCCCTCTGCATTGAGACAGAAAAAGGTATTGTAATTATAGCCGGATGCTCGCACCCAAGAATGGAGTATATTCTTAAAACAGCTTCTCAATTTGGTAAGGTTTATGGCATTATAGGAGGATTACACGGAACAAGTCCTGAATCCTTAAAGAACTTAGATTTGATTTGCCCAACCCATTGCACTCAATATAAATCAGAGATAAGGTTCCTTTATCCCGAAAAATATATTGAGGGAGGAGCAGGGAAAATAATTGAGGTTGAGTAGAATGAATCTCAAGATCTTAACTTTAATCGGAACCTTAATTTTGGCAGGAGGAGGGATTTGGTTCCCAGCTCTGGCTGAAAAAGAAAAACCAGAAATAACTTTAATCTCTGTCTATGACAACTGCCAAGTAGACCCAGAACTTAAAACTACCTGGGGCTTTGCCACCATAATAAAAACTCCTCAGGAGCTAATACTTTTTGATACCGGAGGAAACTCAGAAATTTTGCTTTTCAATATGAAAAAATTAGGTATCGATCCTTCCTCAATCAAAAAAGTAGTTATTTCTCATATCCATGCTGATCATTTAGGAGGATTAGAAGGTTTTTTAGAGAGAAACAGTAATGTTACAGTTTTCATTCCCCATTCCTTTCCAAAATCCGTTAAGAATATGATAATCCAAAAGAAAGCCAAATTTGTAGAAATTTCAGCTCCAAGAAAAATTTCTGCTTCTATTTACACAACTGGAGAGCTTTATGGACCTCCAGAAGAGCAATCCTTAATTATTGATTCAAAGAAGGGATTAGTGGTTATTACAGGCTGTGCTCATCCAGGAATTGTAAATATTATAAAGAGAGCCAAAAAATTAATGAAAGAAGATAAGGTATACTTAGTTTTAGGAGGGTTTCACCGTCCTCCTACATCTTGCATTAAAGAATTTAAAGAATTGGGAGTAGAAAAGGTTGCACCATCTCATTGCACAGGTGATTTGGTCAGAGAAACTTTTAGAAAGGAATATAAGGAAAATTTTATTGAGCACGGAGTAGGAAAGGTAATTGAAATCAAATAAAAAGTATCCTCAATTTGCACATCATCTAACAGCGGATAAAAGGGAAATCAAAGATTCCTCTAAATTGCCTCCGGCAACTTCTTATATTTGCAATATGTTAGGTATCATACCAATATTCTAAGGAGAACATTATGAAAGCAATTAAAACAGGTGATGGAGTTGCAGCGGCAAGAGCAATGATGATGTTATATCCTAAAGAAAAGCGGCTTTTTGAAGATCCCTATTCTGAAAAATTATTACCACCAGTTTATAAATTTTATATCTGGCTTATGCGAAATCCTAAAATACGCGATTCGTTTATAATGAAAAAAGAAAAAAGTATCCCGGGAGCTATGGGATGGTTTTTTTGTCGAGAGCGTTACATAGATGATGTATTAAGAAAGACTCTTGAAAAAAATGAATTTGAGACAGTTGTAAATTTGGGTGCTGGAATGGATTGCCGTGCATATTATATCCCGGAAATAGAAAAACTACTCTACTTTGAAGTTGATCATCCGAAAGTGATAAAAAAGAAAATGAAAAAAATGAAAAAAATATTAGGAAAGCTTCCAGACAATGTTGTTTATGTTCCCATTGATTTTCAGAAGCAAAGTCTTGATCTTAAATTAAAAAATGCAGGATATAATTTAACTTTTAAGACTCTTTTTATCTGGGAAGCTGTTACTCAATATATCCCCAAAGAAGCTATTGATAATACATTAAAATATATAGGACAAGCTGCACCCGGAAGTAAACTTGTATTTAGTTATGTTATTAAGAGTTTTATTGATGGTAAATACTCCAATGATGGTATAAAAAGACTCGCTAAACAATTTCTTAAAAAAAGTAATCCTATCTTTATATCTGGTTTCAATCCTGCAGAGATGAAAGATTATCTTTCCAAATACTCACTTACTCTTATTGAAGATATTGATTCCGTGGAGATGCAGAAACGCTATTCAAATTTAGTTGACCTTGATTTACTTAAAACGATAAAAGAATTTGATATTGAGCGCTTTGTCCTTGCGGAGGTAAAATGATAAAATATAGAAAGAAGGTGCTTAAATATTTCAATTAAATATAAATGTGCACGGCGCCTAACAGCGAGTACCCGGCTCCGATACGCTACGCCCAAATTGGCTCCCGTTAGTCGCCAACTTTGGGTACTCGCAAAACGTTAAGTGAAATCGTGGACTTCGGGTGCATCTAACATGTGCATAAAAATCGTGTGATTATGATGAAAAATCAGGATAAATCAGATAAGTGGCAAGATTTTAGATTTAATTTGGAAGAAATATCTGGTGCAGTTGGAGATTATGGAACGTTAATCCCTATTGTCCTTGGCGTGGCTATAATTTCAAATGCCAATTTAGGACACATTCTACTGTTTTTCAGCATATGGTATATTATCACAGGTCTATATTACAAAATGCCTGTTCCTGTAGAACCAATGAAGGCTATTGGGGTTGTAGTTATTGAAGGAGGTTTAAGCTGTGGCGAGATTGCAGCTTCTGGAATAATCTTAGGGGCTCTTTTTTTAGTTTTGGGATTTTGTAAAGGAATGAAATTCATTCAGGAAAAAGTTCCCAATAGTGTTATTAGAGGCATACAATTAGGTTTAGCATTACTTTTGATTAAAACATCAATTAATTTTATTGTTGGAGATTATATTTTAGCCATTGTTTGTATAATTA encodes:
- a CDS encoding family 43 glycosylhydrolase, yielding MLLKIKNIKVLNNIFAKLVSNTLILTITVLSGSTSEISPKAHNPIIWADVPDPSVITVDSCYYMSSTTMHMCPGVPIMKSKDLVNWEIVNYVYDTLSNSDEMNLENGKNAYGKGSWASCLRYHNGFFYLVTFSYTTNKTYIFKTDDIENGVWERSIINQVCHDPSLLFDDDGKVYLVYGIDNIKVLELTEDVTAIKHGGLNRTIIESASKIAGTEFYVAAEGSHIHKIRGKYYIFLISWPKGGMRTQLVFRSERITGPYEGKIALKYEGIAQGGLVESIDGKWYALLFQDHGSVGRIPCLVPVTWENGWPVFGIKGKVPTELDIPVKNDSIPKIVSSDDFEWTEKMPLVWQWNHNPDNRYWSTKQRPGYLRLINGRVDRDFTETRNTLTQRTFGPRCSGEIKMDTRNMKDGDIAGLGLLQEIYGFVAVRRDGEIKNIVMVNSSAGRPEIVESVLLEQDTVFLRVSCDLENRSDSAYFYYSLDGVKWIEIGNILKMEYRLSHFMGYKFALFNYATKSTGGYVDFDFFHIDDSLTKLSEVEEQGYYIPDRFNLYPNYPNPFNTNTVICYQLPEKSGLNIKVTDILGQEVCTLFEGIREPGIYEITLDSRNLTSGVYFFQLRTNNNFVITRKFLVLK
- a CDS encoding esterase; this translates as MKLILIVKLFLFGLYVNAQLSTINIPEDFDSTQPSTHHGKIDTVYYESKTVGTTRRAIVYTPPNFSKNDKYPVLYLLHGIGGDETEWLNGAQPHIIIDNLYAEGKIEPMIVVMPNGRAMKDDRSIGNIFDSLKIQAFARFEKDLLYDLIPFIEKKYPVYGDREHRAIAGLSMGGGQALNFGLSNLDYFAWIGGFSSAPNTKSPDELIPNPLETNEKLKLLWISCGDNDNLISISQRLHDYLLRHNVPHIYYILPGGHDFNVWKRSLYHFVQLLFKPVDNATFKKYNSLTGIPASTNVRGALYPQILPDGRAIFRIKAPEAHKVQIEIGEKYDMVKNENGVWEVITDPLTEGFHYYSLIIDGIAVCDPCSETFYGMGRMASGIEVPYKNWDYCEIRDVPHGDIRIKRYYSKVTRSWRSFYLYTPPGYDQNIKKKYPVLYILHGGGEDQRGWAQQGKIDLITDNLIAEKKAVPMLIVMVDGNMPLQAFGEVGLRMFEAELKECVIPFVEKNYRVKKGAKFRALAGLSMGGIQTLYAGMRNTDMFAYLGVFSSGWIMPMQKDLAERQYQFIAKNKKRIKSNPKLLWIGIGGKEDIAWKNCQIMLKKFDELGIPYQYSEYPGGHTWPVWRNNFYNFAQLIFK
- a CDS encoding glycoside hydrolase family 97 catalytic domain-containing protein; the protein is MLGRYFNLSVVVLLTLLSNKDLCSKTYIVRSPNQKISVSFWLTEQGEPVYSVSHSGTPVLRESRLGLIRSDEDFSRNLFLDSVSNEIIVKDKYTLLHGKKSTCYYEGIKRIFYLKSKNLKPMEIIFQVSNDGVAFRYHFPDKTEDKVKIYKEVSSFHFDTSAKAFLQPCPDARTGWCFTQPSYEEYYQIEIPVGTPAPFQAGWVMPALFNYGKYWICITETAVDTNYCGSRLSQFSPDGEYSIQFPQPQERRNDEPYLPESPLTWYTPWRIVAVTDNLGDLVESTIGTDLASPAQYDVSSWLKPGIASWSWVILKDDSTIYRVQKRYIDFAASMGWKYCLIDAFWDRQIGYDKIKELAKYAKNKNVKILLWYNSAGDWNTTNLTPRNKLLTRESRVKEFQKLKEMGVAGIKVDFFGGDGQSMMKYYIDILKDAAKFNLAVNFHGCTYPRGWHRTYPNLVSMEAIKGEEYVTFDQYFADNQPWHCTVIPFTRNLFDPMDFTPVNFSGIPNIKRRTTKGFEIALSVLFTSGIQHIAETPRGMSAQKNFIKKFMSTLPTSWDDVKFIDGYPGKFVVLARRKGDMWYIAGINDEEKERTIELKLQFINKKSKGLLITDSKDGKWLVKRHIDLSKSQKIKVVPYGGFVIKTF
- a CDS encoding uracil-DNA glycosylase, coding for MRNAKIFDGVRIMKIDELNKRIKECKKCRLFETRKNAICGEGNLNAKIMLIAQAPGEKEDREGKMFVGPSGKVLDELLKSAGISRQAIYMTNLIKCMLPKYRRPKQDEIIACSYYLNEEIKLINLKILVPLGYYATYYIFQKHGILSPSKREFSSIYGRLFLAGDKKILPLPHPATLLYNPDFKQGLIKSYKKLQVLLKDCKWYLACPMKRFYEEGKLDKKWIELYCKGDWKSCIRYHMEEKGKVHPDWMLPDGTLDERLHKEARYESYDYL
- a CDS encoding MBL fold metallo-hydrolase, translating into MKVTIIYDNTTLRTELKADWGFSALTHVKGKNILFDAGANGDILLSNMKELKINPEKIEDIFISHLHWDHTGGLSSFLQLNNKVKLWAPSHFYEAKNAREVIEVKKPTKLYEGIYSTGELDGIEQSLCIETEKGIVIIAGCSHPRMEYILKTASQFGKVYGIIGGLHGTSPESLKNLDLICPTHCTQYKSEIRFLYPEKYIEGGAGKIIEVE
- a CDS encoding MBL fold metallo-hydrolase, with protein sequence MNLKILTLIGTLILAGGGIWFPALAEKEKPEITLISVYDNCQVDPELKTTWGFATIIKTPQELILFDTGGNSEILLFNMKKLGIDPSSIKKVVISHIHADHLGGLEGFLERNSNVTVFIPHSFPKSVKNMIIQKKAKFVEISAPRKISASIYTTGELYGPPEEQSLIIDSKKGLVVITGCAHPGIVNIIKRAKKLMKEDKVYLVLGGFHRPPTSCIKEFKELGVEKVAPSHCTGDLVRETFRKEYKENFIEHGVGKVIEIK
- a CDS encoding SAM-dependent methyltransferase, which translates into the protein MKAIKTGDGVAAARAMMMLYPKEKRLFEDPYSEKLLPPVYKFYIWLMRNPKIRDSFIMKKEKSIPGAMGWFFCRERYIDDVLRKTLEKNEFETVVNLGAGMDCRAYYIPEIEKLLYFEVDHPKVIKKKMKKMKKILGKLPDNVVYVPIDFQKQSLDLKLKNAGYNLTFKTLFIWEAVTQYIPKEAIDNTLKYIGQAAPGSKLVFSYVIKSFIDGKYSNDGIKRLAKQFLKKSNPIFISGFNPAEMKDYLSKYSLTLIEDIDSVEMQKRYSNLVDLDLLKTIKEFDIERFVLAEVK